A stretch of the Acyrthosiphon pisum isolate AL4f chromosome A2, pea_aphid_22Mar2018_4r6ur, whole genome shotgun sequence genome encodes the following:
- the LOC100167769 gene encoding calcium-transporting ATPase sarcoplasmic/endoplasmic reticulum type isoform X2, with protein MEDAHAKTVEEVQNFFNVDPEKGLSIDQIKRNQAKYGPNELPAEEGKSIWQLVLEQFDDLLVKILLLAAIISFVLALFEEHNDINETLTAFVEPLVILLILIANAVVGVWQERNAESAIEALKEYEPEMGKVVRGDKSGVQKIRAKEIVPGDIVEISVGDKIPADIRLIKIYSTTLRIDQSILTGESVSVIKHTDAIPDPRAVNQDKKNILFSGTNVAAGKARGVVMGTGLNTAIGKIRTEMSETEEIKTPLQQKLDEFGEQLSKVISVICVAVWAINIGHFNDPAHGGSWLKGAIYYFKIAVALAVAAIPEGLPAVITTCLALGTRRMAKKNAIVRSLPSVETLGCTSVICSDKTGTLTTNQMSVSRMFIFENIEGNESSFTEFEITGSTYEPIGEVFLNGQRVKTSDYETLNELGTICVMCNDSAIDFNEFKQAFEKVGEATETALIVLAEKMNPNNVSKSGLDRRTTAIVVKQDIETKWKKEFTLEFSRDRKSMSSYCTPIKPTKLGNGPKLFVKGAPEGVLERCTHARVGSQKVPLTSALKNRILELTRKYGTGRDTLRCLALATSDSPTKPEQMDLNDSNKFHTYEVNLTFVGVVGMLDPPRKEVFDSIQRCRAAGIRVIVITGDNKATAEAICRRIGVFTEEEDTTGKSYSGREFDDLSLSEQKSAVAKARLFSRVEPSHKSKIIEYLQSMNEISAMTGDGVNDAPALKKAEIGIAMGSGTAVAKSASEMVLADDNFSSIVAAVEEGRAIYNNMKQFIRYLISSNIGEVVSIFLTAALGLPEALIPVQLLWVNLVTDGLPATALGFNPPDLDIMDKPPRKSDEGLISGWLFFRYMAIGGYVGAATVGAAAWWFMYCEDGPQISYYQLTHHLSCISGGSEFRGLDCAVFHDPHPMTMALSVLVTIEMLNAMNSLSENQSLISMPPWCNLWLIGSMVLSFTLHFVILHIDFLSTVFQVTPLTFDEWITVMKFSIPVVLLDETLKFVARRFTDVPLAIEQKW; from the exons ATGGAGGACGCCCACGCAAAAACCGTGGAGGAGGTACAAAACTTCTTCAACGTAGATCCAGAAAAAGGTTTATCAATTGATCAAATAAAAAGAAATCAAGCTAAATATGGTCCAAATG aattgcCGGCCGAAGAAG GCAAATCAATTTGGCAGCTTGTCCTCGAACAGTTCGATGACCTACTAGTTAAAATTCTACTATTAGCTGCTATTATATctttt GTATTAGCATTATTTGAAGAACACAATGACATAAATGAGACCCTAACAGCCTTTGTGGAACCACTTGTTATATTACTTATTCTTATAGCGAATGCAGTGGTCGGAGTGTGGCAG gaacGAAATGCAGAGTCAGCCATTGAGGCACTTAAAGAATATGAACCAGAAATGGGTAAAGTCGTCCGCGGCGACAAATCTGGTGTACAAAAAATCAGGGCGAAAGAAATTGTACCTGGTGATATAGTAGAAATATCTGTAGGAGATAAAATTCCTGCTGATATTAGGCTGATTAAAATCTATTCAACCACATTGAGAATTGATCAGTCCATTTTGACTGGTGAATCAGTCTCTGTGATTAAACATACAGACGCCATTCCTGACCCAAGGGCTGTGAACCAG gacaaaaaaaatattttgttcagtgGTACAAATGTTGCTGCTGGTAAAGCTAGAGGTGTGGTCATGGGTACTGGATTAAATACTGCCATTGGTAAAATCCGTACTGAGATGAGTGAGACTGAAGAAATCAAAACTCCTCTGCAACAAAAATTGGATGAATTTGGTGAACAACTTAGTAAAGTTATTTCAGTTATCTGTGTTGCTGTCTGGGCCATCAATATTG gtcaCTTTAATGACCCTGCCCATGGAGGTTCTTGGCTGAAAGGTGCCATTTACTACTTCAAAATTGCTGTTGCTTTAGCTGTAGCTGCCATTCCAGAAGGTTTACCAGCTGTCATCACTACCTGTTTGGCTTTAGGTACCCGCCGTATGGCTAAAAAGAATGCAATTGTCAGGTCACTACCTTCAGTTGAAACTCTTGGTTGTACTTCTGTCATATGTTCTGACAAAACTGGTACACTTACCACCAATCAGATGTCTGTTAgcag aatgttcatatttgaaaacattgaaGGAAATGAAAGTTCATTTACTGAATTTGAGATCACAGGTTCAACTTATGAACCAATTGGTGAAGTATTCCTTAATGGCCAAAGAGTAAAAACCTCAGACTATGAAACATTAAATGAATTAGGAACAATTTGTGTGATGTGCAATGACTCAGCTATTGATTTCAATGAATTCAAACAAGCTTTTGAAAAG gtCGGTGAAGCTACTGAAACTGCCTTGATAGTATTAGCAGAAAAAATGAATCCAAATAATGTTTCTAAATCTGGCTTGGACCGCAGAACAACAGCTATTGTTGTCAAACAAGATATTGAAACCAAATGGAAGAAAGAATTTACTCTTGAATTTTCCAGAGATCGTAAATCCATGTCTTCTTATTGTACACCCATCAAACCTACCAAATTGGGTAACGGCCCCAAATTATTTGTTAAGGGAGCTCCAGAAGGTGTTCTTGAAAGATGTACACATGCCCGAGTTGGCTCTCAAAag GTTCCTTTGACATCTGCACTCAAAAACCGTATTCTTGAACTGACACGTAAATATGGTACTGGACGTGACACACTTCGTTGTTTGGCCCTCGCTACTTCTGATTCACCAACAAAACCAGAACAAATGGATCTTAATGATTCCAACAAGTTCCATACTTATGAAGTAAATTTGACTTTTGTGGGAGTAGTTGGTATGTTGGATCCTCCTCGTAAAGAAGTGTTTGATTCAATTCAGAGGTGCAGAGCTGCTGGTATTAGAGTTATTGTTATCACTGGTGACAACAAG GCCACAGCTGAAGCTATTTGTCGCAGAATTGGTGTGTTCACTGAAGAGGAAGATACAACTGGAAAGTCTTACTCTGGGCGAGAATTTGATGATCTCTCTCTGTCTGAACAAAAGTCTGCTGTAGCTAAAGCTCGGCTGTTCTCTCGAGTAGAGCCATCTCATAAATcgaaaattattgaatatttacaaaGCATGAACGAAATCTCTGCCATG ACTGGTGATGGTGTGAATGACGCACCTGCATTGAAAAAAGCAGAAATTGGTATTGCTATGGGTTCTGGAACAGCTGTAGCTAAGTCTGCTTCTGAAATGGTGTTAGCTGATGACAACTTTTCGTCTATTGTGGCAGCTGTTGAAGAGGGCAGAGCCATTTATAACAACATGAAACAATTCATCAGATACTTGATTTCATCCAATATTGGAGAAGTCGTTAGTATTTTCTTGACTGCTGCACTTGGATTACCTGAAGCTTTGATTCCAGTACAACTTTTGTGGGTCAATTTGGTCACTGATGGCTTACCGGCTACTGCTCTAGGTTTCAATCCACCTGATCTTGACATTATGGACAAA ccCCCCCGTAAAAGTGATGAAGGTTTGATTTCTGGCTGGTTGTTCTTCCGATATATGGCCATTGGCGGATATGTTGGTGCAGCTACTGTTGGTGCTGCTGCTTGGTGGTTCATGTATTGTGAAGATGGTCCACAAATATCTTATTATCAACTG ACTCACCATTTATCATGTATAAGCGGAGGAAGTGAGTTCAGAGGTCTTGACTGTGCGGTTTTCCATGATCCTCATCCAATGACAATGGCTCTCTCTGTATTAGTCACAATTGAAATGTTGAATGCAATGAACag tttatcAGAAAATCAATCTTTGATTAGCATGCCTCCATGGTGCAACTTGTGGCTTATTGGTTCCATGGTGTTGTCCTTTACACTTCATTTTGTTATTCTGCACATTGACTTTTTATcg ACCGTGTTCCAAGTGACTCCTCTTACATTTGATGAATGGATCACAGTAATGAAGTTCTCTATACCTGTAGTGCTTCTGGACGAGACTTTGAAATTTGTTGCCCGACGGTTCACTGACG
- the LOC100167769 gene encoding calcium-transporting ATPase sarcoplasmic/endoplasmic reticulum type isoform X1: protein MEDAHAKTVEEVQNFFNVDPEKGLSIDQIKRNQAKYGPNELPAEEGKSIWQLVLEQFDDLLVKILLLAAIISFVLALFEEHNDINETLTAFVEPLVILLILIANAVVGVWQERNAESAIEALKEYEPEMGKVVRGDKSGVQKIRAKEIVPGDIVEISVGDKIPADIRLIKIYSTTLRIDQSILTGESVSVIKHTDAIPDPRAVNQDKKNILFSGTNVAAGKARGVVMGTGLNTAIGKIRTEMSETEEIKTPLQQKLDEFGEQLSKVISVICVAVWAINIGHFNDPAHGGSWLKGAIYYFKIAVALAVAAIPEGLPAVITTCLALGTRRMAKKNAIVRSLPSVETLGCTSVICSDKTGTLTTNQMSVSRMFIFENIEGNESSFTEFEITGSTYEPIGEVFLNGQRVKTSDYETLNELGTICVMCNDSAIDFNEFKQAFEKVGEATETALIVLAEKMNPNNVSKSGLDRRTTAIVVKQDIETKWKKEFTLEFSRDRKSMSSYCTPIKPTKLGNGPKLFVKGAPEGVLERCTHARVGSQKVPLTSALKNRILELTRKYGTGRDTLRCLALATSDSPTKPEQMDLNDSNKFHTYEVNLTFVGVVGMLDPPRKEVFDSIQRCRAAGIRVIVITGDNKATAEAICRRIGVFTEEEDTTGKSYSGREFDDLSLSEQKSAVAKARLFSRVEPSHKSKIIEYLQSMNEISAMTGDGVNDAPALKKAEIGIAMGSGTAVAKSASEMVLADDNFSSIVAAVEEGRAIYNNMKQFIRYLISSNIGEVVSIFLTAALGLPEALIPVQLLWVNLVTDGLPATALGFNPPDLDIMDKPPRKSDEGLISGWLFFRYMAIGGYVGAATVGAAAWWFMYCEDGPQISYYQLTHHLSCISGGSEFRGLDCAVFHDPHPMTMALSVLVTIEMLNAMNSLSENQSLISMPPWCNLWLIGSMVLSFTLHFVILHIDFLSTVFQVTPLTFDEWITVMKFSIPVVLLDETLKFVARRFTDGTQSSISRYYEIDGQMVERDNGTAMPTTKSCKSHAD, encoded by the exons ATGGAGGACGCCCACGCAAAAACCGTGGAGGAGGTACAAAACTTCTTCAACGTAGATCCAGAAAAAGGTTTATCAATTGATCAAATAAAAAGAAATCAAGCTAAATATGGTCCAAATG aattgcCGGCCGAAGAAG GCAAATCAATTTGGCAGCTTGTCCTCGAACAGTTCGATGACCTACTAGTTAAAATTCTACTATTAGCTGCTATTATATctttt GTATTAGCATTATTTGAAGAACACAATGACATAAATGAGACCCTAACAGCCTTTGTGGAACCACTTGTTATATTACTTATTCTTATAGCGAATGCAGTGGTCGGAGTGTGGCAG gaacGAAATGCAGAGTCAGCCATTGAGGCACTTAAAGAATATGAACCAGAAATGGGTAAAGTCGTCCGCGGCGACAAATCTGGTGTACAAAAAATCAGGGCGAAAGAAATTGTACCTGGTGATATAGTAGAAATATCTGTAGGAGATAAAATTCCTGCTGATATTAGGCTGATTAAAATCTATTCAACCACATTGAGAATTGATCAGTCCATTTTGACTGGTGAATCAGTCTCTGTGATTAAACATACAGACGCCATTCCTGACCCAAGGGCTGTGAACCAG gacaaaaaaaatattttgttcagtgGTACAAATGTTGCTGCTGGTAAAGCTAGAGGTGTGGTCATGGGTACTGGATTAAATACTGCCATTGGTAAAATCCGTACTGAGATGAGTGAGACTGAAGAAATCAAAACTCCTCTGCAACAAAAATTGGATGAATTTGGTGAACAACTTAGTAAAGTTATTTCAGTTATCTGTGTTGCTGTCTGGGCCATCAATATTG gtcaCTTTAATGACCCTGCCCATGGAGGTTCTTGGCTGAAAGGTGCCATTTACTACTTCAAAATTGCTGTTGCTTTAGCTGTAGCTGCCATTCCAGAAGGTTTACCAGCTGTCATCACTACCTGTTTGGCTTTAGGTACCCGCCGTATGGCTAAAAAGAATGCAATTGTCAGGTCACTACCTTCAGTTGAAACTCTTGGTTGTACTTCTGTCATATGTTCTGACAAAACTGGTACACTTACCACCAATCAGATGTCTGTTAgcag aatgttcatatttgaaaacattgaaGGAAATGAAAGTTCATTTACTGAATTTGAGATCACAGGTTCAACTTATGAACCAATTGGTGAAGTATTCCTTAATGGCCAAAGAGTAAAAACCTCAGACTATGAAACATTAAATGAATTAGGAACAATTTGTGTGATGTGCAATGACTCAGCTATTGATTTCAATGAATTCAAACAAGCTTTTGAAAAG gtCGGTGAAGCTACTGAAACTGCCTTGATAGTATTAGCAGAAAAAATGAATCCAAATAATGTTTCTAAATCTGGCTTGGACCGCAGAACAACAGCTATTGTTGTCAAACAAGATATTGAAACCAAATGGAAGAAAGAATTTACTCTTGAATTTTCCAGAGATCGTAAATCCATGTCTTCTTATTGTACACCCATCAAACCTACCAAATTGGGTAACGGCCCCAAATTATTTGTTAAGGGAGCTCCAGAAGGTGTTCTTGAAAGATGTACACATGCCCGAGTTGGCTCTCAAAag GTTCCTTTGACATCTGCACTCAAAAACCGTATTCTTGAACTGACACGTAAATATGGTACTGGACGTGACACACTTCGTTGTTTGGCCCTCGCTACTTCTGATTCACCAACAAAACCAGAACAAATGGATCTTAATGATTCCAACAAGTTCCATACTTATGAAGTAAATTTGACTTTTGTGGGAGTAGTTGGTATGTTGGATCCTCCTCGTAAAGAAGTGTTTGATTCAATTCAGAGGTGCAGAGCTGCTGGTATTAGAGTTATTGTTATCACTGGTGACAACAAG GCCACAGCTGAAGCTATTTGTCGCAGAATTGGTGTGTTCACTGAAGAGGAAGATACAACTGGAAAGTCTTACTCTGGGCGAGAATTTGATGATCTCTCTCTGTCTGAACAAAAGTCTGCTGTAGCTAAAGCTCGGCTGTTCTCTCGAGTAGAGCCATCTCATAAATcgaaaattattgaatatttacaaaGCATGAACGAAATCTCTGCCATG ACTGGTGATGGTGTGAATGACGCACCTGCATTGAAAAAAGCAGAAATTGGTATTGCTATGGGTTCTGGAACAGCTGTAGCTAAGTCTGCTTCTGAAATGGTGTTAGCTGATGACAACTTTTCGTCTATTGTGGCAGCTGTTGAAGAGGGCAGAGCCATTTATAACAACATGAAACAATTCATCAGATACTTGATTTCATCCAATATTGGAGAAGTCGTTAGTATTTTCTTGACTGCTGCACTTGGATTACCTGAAGCTTTGATTCCAGTACAACTTTTGTGGGTCAATTTGGTCACTGATGGCTTACCGGCTACTGCTCTAGGTTTCAATCCACCTGATCTTGACATTATGGACAAA ccCCCCCGTAAAAGTGATGAAGGTTTGATTTCTGGCTGGTTGTTCTTCCGATATATGGCCATTGGCGGATATGTTGGTGCAGCTACTGTTGGTGCTGCTGCTTGGTGGTTCATGTATTGTGAAGATGGTCCACAAATATCTTATTATCAACTG ACTCACCATTTATCATGTATAAGCGGAGGAAGTGAGTTCAGAGGTCTTGACTGTGCGGTTTTCCATGATCCTCATCCAATGACAATGGCTCTCTCTGTATTAGTCACAATTGAAATGTTGAATGCAATGAACag tttatcAGAAAATCAATCTTTGATTAGCATGCCTCCATGGTGCAACTTGTGGCTTATTGGTTCCATGGTGTTGTCCTTTACACTTCATTTTGTTATTCTGCACATTGACTTTTTATcg ACCGTGTTCCAAGTGACTCCTCTTACATTTGATGAATGGATCACAGTAATGAAGTTCTCTATACCTGTAGTGCTTCTGGACGAGACTTTGAAATTTGTTGCCCGACGGTTCACTGACG GTACGCAATCGAGTATAAGCCGCTATTATGAAATCGATGGTCAGATGGTAGAACGAGACAACGGCACGGCAATGCCGACGACCAAGTCGTGCAAATCACACGcagactaa